In the genome of Lynx canadensis isolate LIC74 chromosome F1, mLynCan4.pri.v2, whole genome shotgun sequence, one region contains:
- the SERPINC1 gene encoding antithrombin-III isoform X2, whose amino-acid sequence MFSNEIGTVAAGKRRICLLSLLIGLWGCVTCHWSPVEDICTAKPRDIPVNPMCIYRSPEKKAIEDEGSEQKIPEATNRRVWELSKANSRFATAFYQHLADSKNDNDNIFLSPLSISTAFAMTKLGACDNTLKQLMEVFKFDTISEKTSDQVHFFFAKLNCRLYRKANKSSELVSANRLFGDKSLTFNETYQDISEVVYGAKLQPLDFKENPEQSRMTINKWVSNKTEGRITDVVPPEAIDELTVLVLVNTIYFKGLWKSKFSPENTRKELFYKADGESCSASMMYQEGKFHYRRVAEGTQVLELPFKGDDITMVLILPKPEKSLAKVEQELTPEVLQEWLDETAETLLVVHMPRFRIEDSFSVKEQLQDMGLVDLFNPEKSKLPGIVAEGRSDLYVSDAFHKAFLEVNEEGSEAAASTVIGIAGRSLNPNRVTFKANRPFLVLIREVALNTIIFMGRVANPCVN is encoded by the exons GAGGATATGTCTTCTCTCCTTGCTCATTGGCCTCTGGGGCTGCGTGACCTGTCACTGGAGCCCCGTGGAGGACATCTGCACAGCCAAGCCTCGGGACATTCCTGTGAATCCCATGTGCATCTACCGTTCCCCAGAGAAGAAGGCGATTGAGGATGAGGGCTCAGAGCAGAAGATCCCCGAGGCCACCAACCGGCGGGTTTGGGAACTGTCCAAGGCCAATTCCCGCTTCGCCACTGCCTTCTATCAGCACCTGGCCGACTCCAAGAATGACAATGACAACATCTTCCTATCGCCCCTGAGTATCTCCACAGCTTTTGCTATGACCAAGCTGGGTGCCTGTGACAATACCCTCAAGCAGCTGATGGAG GTTTTTAAGTTTGATACCATCTCCGAGAAAACATCTGATCAGGTGCACTTTTTCTTCGCCAAACTGAACTGCCGACTCTATCGAAAAGCCAACAAATCCTCTGAGCTAGTGTCAGCCAACCGTCTTTTTGGAGACAAATCCCTTACCTTCAACGAGACCTATCAGGACATCAGTGAGGTGGTATATGGGGCCAAGCTCCAGCCCCTGGACTTCAAG GAAAATCCAGAGCAGTCCAGAATGACCATCAACAAATGGGTATCCAATAAGACCGAAGGGCGTATCACTGATGTCGTTCCCCCAGAAGCCATCGACGAGCTCACTGTACTGGTGCTGGTCAACACCATTTACTTCAAG GGCCTGTGGAAGTCGAAGTTCAGCCCCGAGAACACAAGGAAGGAACTGTTCTACAAGGCTGATGGGGAGTCGTGTTCGGCGTCCATGATGTACCAGGAAGGCAAGTTCCACTACCGGCGAGTGGCAGAAGGCACCCAGGTGCTCGAGCTGCCCTTCAAGGGCGATGACATCACCATGGTGCTCATCCTGCCCAAGCCGGAGAAGAGCCTGGCCAAGGTGGAGCAGGAGCTCACCCCGGAGGTGCTGCAGGAATGGCTGGATGAGACAGCGGAGACCCTGCTGGTGGTCCACATGCCCCGCTTCCGCATCGAGGACAGCTTCAGCGTGAAGGAGCAGCTGCAAGACATGGGCCTCGTGGACCTGTTCAACCCTGAGAAGTCCAAGCTCCCAG GTATTGTTGCAGAAGGCCGGAGTGACCTCTACGTCTCAGATGCATTCCATAAGGCCTTTCTTGAG GTAAATGAGGAAGGCAGCGAAGCAGCGGCAAGTACTGTCATTGGGATCGCAGGCCGTTCGCTGAACCCCAACAGGGTGACCTTCAAGGCCAACAGGCCCTTCCTGGTTCTTATAAGGGAAGTTGCTCTGAACACCATTATCTTCATGGGCAGAGTAGCCAACCCTTGTGTTAACTAA
- the SERPINC1 gene encoding antithrombin-III isoform X1, whose protein sequence is MAPPAALSLHWTLKSPACHMRICLLSLLIGLWGCVTCHWSPVEDICTAKPRDIPVNPMCIYRSPEKKAIEDEGSEQKIPEATNRRVWELSKANSRFATAFYQHLADSKNDNDNIFLSPLSISTAFAMTKLGACDNTLKQLMEVFKFDTISEKTSDQVHFFFAKLNCRLYRKANKSSELVSANRLFGDKSLTFNETYQDISEVVYGAKLQPLDFKENPEQSRMTINKWVSNKTEGRITDVVPPEAIDELTVLVLVNTIYFKGLWKSKFSPENTRKELFYKADGESCSASMMYQEGKFHYRRVAEGTQVLELPFKGDDITMVLILPKPEKSLAKVEQELTPEVLQEWLDETAETLLVVHMPRFRIEDSFSVKEQLQDMGLVDLFNPEKSKLPGIVAEGRSDLYVSDAFHKAFLEVNEEGSEAAASTVIGIAGRSLNPNRVTFKANRPFLVLIREVALNTIIFMGRVANPCVN, encoded by the exons GAGGATATGTCTTCTCTCCTTGCTCATTGGCCTCTGGGGCTGCGTGACCTGTCACTGGAGCCCCGTGGAGGACATCTGCACAGCCAAGCCTCGGGACATTCCTGTGAATCCCATGTGCATCTACCGTTCCCCAGAGAAGAAGGCGATTGAGGATGAGGGCTCAGAGCAGAAGATCCCCGAGGCCACCAACCGGCGGGTTTGGGAACTGTCCAAGGCCAATTCCCGCTTCGCCACTGCCTTCTATCAGCACCTGGCCGACTCCAAGAATGACAATGACAACATCTTCCTATCGCCCCTGAGTATCTCCACAGCTTTTGCTATGACCAAGCTGGGTGCCTGTGACAATACCCTCAAGCAGCTGATGGAG GTTTTTAAGTTTGATACCATCTCCGAGAAAACATCTGATCAGGTGCACTTTTTCTTCGCCAAACTGAACTGCCGACTCTATCGAAAAGCCAACAAATCCTCTGAGCTAGTGTCAGCCAACCGTCTTTTTGGAGACAAATCCCTTACCTTCAACGAGACCTATCAGGACATCAGTGAGGTGGTATATGGGGCCAAGCTCCAGCCCCTGGACTTCAAG GAAAATCCAGAGCAGTCCAGAATGACCATCAACAAATGGGTATCCAATAAGACCGAAGGGCGTATCACTGATGTCGTTCCCCCAGAAGCCATCGACGAGCTCACTGTACTGGTGCTGGTCAACACCATTTACTTCAAG GGCCTGTGGAAGTCGAAGTTCAGCCCCGAGAACACAAGGAAGGAACTGTTCTACAAGGCTGATGGGGAGTCGTGTTCGGCGTCCATGATGTACCAGGAAGGCAAGTTCCACTACCGGCGAGTGGCAGAAGGCACCCAGGTGCTCGAGCTGCCCTTCAAGGGCGATGACATCACCATGGTGCTCATCCTGCCCAAGCCGGAGAAGAGCCTGGCCAAGGTGGAGCAGGAGCTCACCCCGGAGGTGCTGCAGGAATGGCTGGATGAGACAGCGGAGACCCTGCTGGTGGTCCACATGCCCCGCTTCCGCATCGAGGACAGCTTCAGCGTGAAGGAGCAGCTGCAAGACATGGGCCTCGTGGACCTGTTCAACCCTGAGAAGTCCAAGCTCCCAG GTATTGTTGCAGAAGGCCGGAGTGACCTCTACGTCTCAGATGCATTCCATAAGGCCTTTCTTGAG GTAAATGAGGAAGGCAGCGAAGCAGCGGCAAGTACTGTCATTGGGATCGCAGGCCGTTCGCTGAACCCCAACAGGGTGACCTTCAAGGCCAACAGGCCCTTCCTGGTTCTTATAAGGGAAGTTGCTCTGAACACCATTATCTTCATGGGCAGAGTAGCCAACCCTTGTGTTAACTAA